The genomic region ATAGGTCTTTTATCAGGTGTAACTCCAGGTGTGCCAAAGGTAATTGCAAATTTATCTTGTAGTTTTACATCTGCGTTGTTTTCCATATAAAGAGTTCTTAAATCTCCACCACTAATATTGCTTTCTACCCAAGCATTGCCATAGTTAGACAAGACCACATTTGAGTTGTTTACATAAAATACATAACCCTTTAAGTTTGATGTGTCTGCACCATCTGGCAGATTAACAGAAAGTTTTATATTCCCATTGTTTACAATATTTGCATTAAAAAAGCCATCTTCTTTAGTTAATGCTAAACCGTAAATCTCGTGGGAAGAATTTTTAGAACTTGATTGTGCTTTAATCAATATGTTTTTATTGTTTGTAAAGTCTAAATTTGTATCTTCAAGCACTAAATAATTTAAACCGTAAGCAGTTGTATTGCCTCCTGATATTGCTGTAACATTAATATCTCCATTGTTGATAAAATTGATATTTGCAGGAGATTCATACAAGCCTACTATCCATGTATTTATACCATAAGCTTCTGCATTACTGTCAGGGTTAGTTGCTATTGCTTTGACTGTAATCTCACCATAGTTTATATTTTCCGAAGGAGGTTCTCTAAATAAATTATCAATTCCATAAACAACTGAATTATCACCAGATTCTGCATTTATGATAAACTTTCCGTAGTTATAGAAATTACTTAAACCATGGTCTCCTCTTTCAAATCCTGCAGCCTTTGCATCTGTTATACCCTTTGCATTTATCAAAAAGTTTCCATAATTTCTTAATGTGCCAAAACTTGAATGTATGCCTGAAAAACCATAAGCGCTAACAATTGCGCCTTCTGCATTTATATTAAAAACGCCCCTATTTTCAAAACTTTCAAGTTTATTACTAATATAAAAGCCATAAGTACTATCTATCCCCTGCGTGTTAATTAATATATTTCCATAATTGACAAAAGAGGTTTTTATATCACCATAAAATCCATAAATAGAGTAATAATTATTCTGGTCTGTTGTTGCGTTTAAAATTAAATTTTTAGACGGTTTTATTTCTAAGTTATTTATGTCCCTATCTTTAAAATATATTAAAAAAGCAGATCCACTATCGTTAACATTATTAACACTAACATTTACATCTGCGTTTATTGTCAGATTGTCCAATAAAGTAGACGAGTTGTTGAGATAAATCCCATAGACAGGTCCGCCAGCATTGTCAGATACATTAATGTTGTTGTTAACTGTTACAGATGTTTCAGATGAGTCAATTACCAGCCCTTTGACCTCTGCGGAGTAAACAGATGCAGAGAAAAAAACTTGAAACAGAAAAACTGGCAACAAAAAAAAGGCTTTCGTTTTAACTTTGTTTCCCATCGCAACTCTCCTTTTGTTTTGTTTAGAATTTATCAAAATTTTAAAAAAAGTCGCTCCTTAATTCAAATATTTTTTTGGACAATCCCTTCTTTCTATGAGAGATTTTTACAAACTTTTTAAACCTAAAACTTAAAAGGCGCTGGGGTAAATGTCAAAATAAAAATTACAAAAGATAATGCTCCTGTTATTCTTCTGGTTAATGGTAGTTCGGTTTCCCAGACCAGTATAGGAGGGTGATCTAAACCTAAAAAGAGAAGAAGCATTGCCCATACAAGCCATCCATACCAGTAAAAAATTCCTAACACGGCAACTATAAATAGCATAATTCGTGAGATATAAAAATGCCATCTTCCAAACAATGCATAGGCAATATGGCCTCCATCAAGCTGTCCAACAGGCAAAAGATTCATGGAAGTTACAAAAAGTCCTATCCATCCAGCAAAGGCAACAGAGTGTAAAAGAACATCATGACCCTGAGGAACACTTCCCAGTGTAAGCTTCACGAGCAGTGAAAAAAGAATTGAGTCTCCAAGCATAAAAAAATCTTCTCCTGCCGTTAAAGTAACAATCTTTGACATTTTTAGCCCAACTATGCAAGCAACAAGGGATAAAACAAAGCCAACCAGCGGACCTGTTGCGCCTATGTCTATGAGTGCCCTTCTTGTAAGAATGGAGGATTTCATCTTTATAAAAGCTCCGAATGTGCCGATTATTGAAGGTGCAGGAATGAAATATGGCAGTGTTGCCTTTGTTCTGTGAGCCTTTGATGCAAAGTAATGTCCCATCTCATGTCCAAGTAAGATTGTCATTATGCTTAATGAAAAAGGATATCCTTCCCATAGCCTCAGTGGTTCTTTAAATAAATTTATCCCCTGTTGAACTGCTCCTGCAAAAAGAGTTGTAAAAACTGTGGCAATAAAAAGAATTAAAGGTATGAGATTCCTTTTCACGAAACAATAACTCCTTTAAGATCATATTCATAGGCTTCAGTTATGAGCAGTTTTAGTTTTTCTCCTGCTTTTAAGTTTGATACATTTTCCAGTATTACCACGCCATCAATCTCTGGTGCATGACAGTAAAGTCTTGCCATTGCCATATCAGCATCAACATAATCTATTAGGGCATCAAAATTTTTGCCAACGAGTGCTCTATTTTTTTCAAGGGATATTAAAGCCTGTCTTTTCATTATCTCATCAAATCTTCTATTTTTAACACTTTCAGGAATCTGCCCTTTTAGACTGTAAGCTTTTGTGCCTTCTTCTCTTGAGTATTTAAAAACTCCAAGTCTGTCAAACTGAAGCTCTTCAATAAAATCAACGAGTCTCTGAAACTCATCTTCTGTTTCAGTAGGAAAGCCAACAATAAAGGTGCTTCTCAATGTTACTCCCGGTATTGCTTCTCTGATTTGCCTTATCTTTTTAAGATAATCCTTCCGTGTTCCCCTTCTTCCCATGAGCCTCAGTATCCTTTCTTCACTGTGTTGCATTGGTATGTCAAGATATTTAACAATTTTATCATTTTCTGCCACTGTTTGAATAATAGCCTCATCAATCTCAGTTGGATAAAGATAAAGAAGTCTCACCCAGAAATCACCACTTATGGAGCATAAATCTTTAAGAAGCTCTGGCAGTCCATATCCCTTTAAATCTTTTCCATACTGGGTGATATCCTGAGCAACGAGAATTAATTCCTTTATTCCTGAGGAAATAAATTTTTCAGCTTCTTTAAGTATTTTTTCAGGCTCTATGCTTCTAAAAGGACCTCTTACCTCTGGAATTATGCAGAAACTGCATCTTCTGCTACATCCTTCAGCTATTTTTATATATCTGTAAGTTGGTGGCTCTGCTGTATATTGAAACTCTTGAAGTTTTTTGCCTGAGTATTCTTTGAACTGTTTCATGTAATTTAATATTTTACCTGTTTCATCAACACCAAAAAGGGCATCAATTTCAGGTATCTCTTTTTTCAATTCATCTCCATATCTTTTCGAAAGACAGCCAAAAACAATGAGCAATCTGTCAGTTTTAAACTTTGCTGCTGTAAGAATCTCATCAATGGATTCTTCCTTTGCATCATTTATAAAACAGCACGTGTTGATAAAGACAAAATCTGCTTTTTTGAACTCCTCCACATATAAAAATCCCTCTGCTGTGAGTTCATTTATCAAATGCCTTGAATCAACAGTGTTTTTTGGGCATCCCAGTGTAATTACTGTAAAATTTTTCATTTCAGAAATGCTGCCAGCCTTCTGGTTTTACGGGGATTTTACCTTTATCAGGGTGTACGAGATAAATGCCTTTTTCTTCAACTATTCTTCCTACTGCAGTTAAACCAAACTCCTGAGCATTTCTCTCAGAGATAACCAAAAGTTCATAGTCCTCACCACCAGATAAAATGAACTTCATTGCATCTATATTTAAATACTCTGCAACCTCTATTACAGCTGGATGCTTTGGAATGTCTTCAAGATATATCTCAGCTCCTACATTGTTTTCTTCGCAGAGTCTGTGTAAGTCAATGAGCAAGCCATCACTTATGTCCATCATTGCCTTTGCAATATGTTTGAATCTTTCAGGATTTCTTGCAACAGGCATTAAATGTCTCTGTAAAAGCTCATTTATGCCATCAATTTCAATAATGGGAGGATATTTTTTGAAGTCTTTAATTGATTTTATAACTTTCCTTTTATCATCAGGAAGGCTTTTTAAAAGATTTAAACCTGCCGATGAAAGCCCAAGAAAGGATGTGATTAAAATCAGATCCCCTGGCTCAGCACCTTTTCTTAAGACAGGCTCTGAAGCCTCTCCCACTGCAAAGCCTGAAAGAACAACCTTTTCACTCTTTGAGAGATCACCACCGATTAAAAAACCCCTGTAATGCTTTAATGCATTCTCTATTCCATCAAATAGCTCTTTAAAATCCTCTTCAGATACAGTTTCTGGAATTCCTGCAGAAAATAAAAAAGCCTTAAAATCTCCACCCATCGCATAAATGTCACTCACATTAACAGAGACTATTTTAAATCCAAGATGATAAAAGGAAGTATAACTCAGGTCAAAATGAACATCCTCAATCATTAAATCCGTTGTAAGCAATACAGGCTGTTTAAAATTCAAAACCGCAGCATCATCACCAATTCCAACTCCTTCAGAAAATGAAAACCTATCCCTTATCTGTCTTACGAGTGTAAGTTCATCTTTTTTCATTTAGCTTTAGCTGCTAATTTCTGAGTTTTAGCCTTTGGTCTAACCTTTGAAAAAACATGTTTTAAAACTTCATCCATTGATTCAGCAAGAATGAACTTCATGCCTTCTTTCACATATTTTGGCAGTTCTTCAAGGTCTTTTTTGTTTCTCTTTGGTATGATAACTGTTTTTATACCCATTCTCTTTGCTGCAAGCACCTTTTCCTTAAGTCCACCAATTGGAAGAACCCTACCCCTTAAGGTAATTTCACCTGTCATTGCAACATCCTTCCTTAAAGGTTTTCCGGTAAAAACTGAGGCAATTGCTGAAGCCATTGTAATTCCTGCTGAAGGACCATCCTTTGGGATAGCACCTGCTGGAACATGTATATGTAAATCCATTGTGCTGAAAAGCTTTTCATCTATATTTAATTCCTTTGCCTTTGATTTAACATAGCTCAATGCAGCCTGTGCAGACTCTTTCATCACATCTCCAAGCTGTCCTGTAAGAATAAGATTACCCTTTCCTTTCATAATTGTTGCCTCAACATAAATGACATCTCCACCTGCTTCTGTCCATGCAAGACCTGTTGCAACTCCAACTTCTTCTTTTTTGAGTTCCTCCTCAGGAAGATACTTGGGTGCACCAAGAAACTTTGATACCTTCTGAGGTGTTATGTAAAACTTCTTCTTTTTACCTTCTGCAATAAATTTAGCCACTTTTCTACAAAGATTTGCTATTTCTCTTTCAAGATTTCTTACTCCGGCTTCTCTTGTATAGTGAGTAATAATGTATCTTACAGCTTTATCGCTGATTTTAAAAATTGAAGAGTTAAGTCCATGTTCTTCAAGCTGTTTTGGAATGAGATATTTTTTAGCAATCTGAAGTTTTTCTTCCTCAGTGTATCCTGAAAGATATATTATCTCCATTCTGTCTCTTAATGCAGAGGGAATAGTATCAGCTATATTGCCTGTGCAGATAAACATAACATTGCTTAAATCAAAGGGAACAGCAAGATAGTGGTCAACAAAGCTGTTATTTTGTTCAGGATCAAGGACTTCCAGAAGTGCTGAGGAAGGATCTCCTCTGAAGTCCATTCCCAGTTTGTCTATCTCATCAAGCATAAAAACAGGATTATTTGTTCCTGCCTGCCTTATACCCTGGATTATTCTACCAGGAAGTGCACCTACATAGGTTCTTCTATGTCCTCTTATTTCCGCCTCATCTCTTACTCCACCAAGAGAAATTCTTACAAACTCTCTGCCAAGAGCTCTTGCAATGGAACGGCCTAAAGAAGTTTTGCCAACTCCAGGAGGACCAATGAAGCAGAGGATTGGTCCCTTCATTTTTTCTTTTAGTTTTCTTACGCTTAAATATTCAAGAATTCTTTCTTTGACCTTTTCAAGATCATAGTGGTCTTTATCAAGAACTTCCTTTGCAGCTTTTATATCAAGCCTGTCTTCTGTTGAACGAGACCATGGCAATTCTGTAAGCCATTCAAGATATGTGCGCACCACTGCTGATTCAGCAGCTTCAGGATGCATTCTTTCAAGTCTTTTAAGCTGTTTTTCAGCCTCTTCTTTAACTTTTTCAGGCATTTTTGCTTCTTCAATCTTTTTTCTAAATTCATTTATCTCCTCTGCCTTGTCATCAATATCTCCAAGCTCTTTCTGAATTGCCTTTAGTTGTTCTCTTAAAAAATACTCTCTCTGAGTTTTGTCTATTTCATCCCTTGCTTCTTTTTTGATTTTTTGCTGAATTGTAAGCAACTGAATCTCTCTGTTAAGGATTTCTCTTATCTTATTCAATCTTTCAAAAGGATCGGTAATTTCAAGTATTTGCTGCGCTTCAGAGCTTTTTAATCCTAAATTTGAAGCAATAAGGTCAGCAAGCCTTCCGGGTTCATCAATGTTTTCAATTATTACCATTGCATCAGGTGGTATGTTTTTACCAAGTGAGATAGCTTTTTCAAGCTGTTCTTTTACTGTTCTTACCAGTGCTTCATGTTCCAGTGTAAACTCTCTTAGCTGGATATCCTCAATCTTTTCTATTTTTGCAAGATAAAAACCTTCAAACTGTGAAAACTCTATTGCCTTTGCCTTTGAAAGTCCCTGAACAAGAATCTTAAGTCTTCCATCTGGCAATCTCAGCATTCTCATAATCATGCACACTGTTCCAATATCATAAAGGTCTGAAGGTTCCGGGATTTCAACATTGAAGTCTTTCTGAGTGAGTAAAAGAATAAGTCTGTTGGTATTCAACGCATGCTCTACAGCTTTTACAGAAATATCTCTTCCAACAAAAAGGGGAATTATCATATATGGGAAAATTACTATATCTCTTACAGCCAGAATCGGAAGTTGTTCAGGAATTTCTATCTCTTTATTTTCCTGCTTTTCACTGTTTTGCTCTTTGTTTTCTTTCTTTATTTCATCCATTTTTTGCCTCCTGAGAAAAAAATTTTAAAGTCTTTATTTTAATTTTAACAGTTTTTGAGAGATTTTTGATATTTTTTAAAAAAATTTTTTCAATAACCTAAAAAGTTGAAAGTTTTTCTTTTAGAAACGCTATAAATTGAGAAGAAATTTCAGGATCTTTTAAAGCAAACTCCACTATTGTTTTTAAATATCCAAGTTTTTCTCCTGCATCATATCTTTTGCCTTTAATTATAAAACCATATATTTCCGTTTCTTCTAAAAGTGTTTTTAAAGCATCAGTTAACTGGATTTCTCCGCTTTTACCGGGCTTTACACTCTCAAGATGTTTGAATATTTTAGGAGTAAGAATATATCTGCCAATTATTGCAAGATTGGAAGGAGCATCCTCTGGCTCAGGTTTTTCAACCAGATCATCAATAACATAAAATCCGTCAATTTCTTTACCTGAAACTATACCATATCTTGAAATCTCGCTCACAGGAACTTCTTCAAGAGCTATTACCGGAGCTTTTTTTTCTTCGTAAATCTGAAGCATTTCCTTTAAAACAGGATATTCAGGATCAATCAGATCATCGCTGAGAATTACAACAAATGGCTCATCTTTCACAAATGATTTGGCACACAAAATTGCATCTCCAAGACCCTTGGGTTCTTTCTGTCTTATAAAGACAAAATTATGATTTTCAAAACAGTTGATTTTTTCAAGAAGCTCATATTTACCTGCAGACTTAAGCCTTTCTTCTAACTCATAAGCTTTATCAAAGTGGTCTTCAATAGCTCTTTTGTGCTTCCCGGTGATGAATAAAAATTCTTCAATTCCTGCTTTTATTGCTTCTTCCACAGCATATTGAATAAGAGGTTTATCTATTATGGGGAGCATTTCTTTTGGTGAAGCCTTTGTCGCTGGAAGAAATCTCGTTCCCAGTCCTGCTACAGGAAGGACAGCTTTTTTAACCATTATGTCCTCCAAAATAAAAATAATGCCGGAGACGAGACTCGAACTCGTACGGAGGTCGCCCTCCGAGGGATTTTAAGTCCCTTGCGTCTACCAGTTCCGCCACTCCGGCTATATTTAAAATACAAAAAAATTTAAACTTTATTCAAGTGTCTTATCCCATTATGGCACCCTTATCAGCTGAACTTACCATACGGGCATATCTTGAAAGATATCCTTTTTGTATTTTTGGCTTCGGAGGCTTCCACTCTTTAAGCCTCTTTTTAAGTTCTCTTTCTGAAACCTTAACTTCAAGCTTTCTCTTCGGAATATCAATCAAAATTCTATCACCATCTCTAACTAAGGCAATGGGTCCTCCCTGAGCTGCTTCAGGAGATACATGTCCAATGCATGGTCCACGAGTGCCACCTGAGAATCTTCCATCGGTAATCAATGCAACAGACTCATTAAGCCCCATTCCAGTGATTGCACTTGTTGGAGAAAGCATCTCCCTCATTCCAGGACCACCAGATGGTCCTTCATATCTTATTACAATTACATCTCC from Thermodesulfovibrio sp. 3907-1M harbors:
- a CDS encoding autotransporter outer membrane beta-barrel domain-containing protein — its product is MGNKVKTKAFFLLPVFLFQVFFSASVYSAEVKGLVIDSSETSVTVNNNINVSDNAGGPVYGIYLNNSSTLLDNLTINADVNVSVNNVNDSGSAFLIYFKDRDINNLEIKPSKNLILNATTDQNNYYSIYGFYGDIKTSFVNYGNILINTQGIDSTYGFYISNKLESFENRGVFNINAEGAIVSAYGFSGIHSSFGTLRNYGNFLINAKGITDAKAAGFERGDHGLSNFYNYGKFIINAESGDNSVVYGIDNLFREPPSENINYGEITVKAIATNPDSNAEAYGINTWIVGLYESPANINFINNGDINVTAISGGNTTAYGLNYLVLEDTNLDFTNNKNILIKAQSSSKNSSHEIYGLALTKEDGFFNANIVNNGNIKLSVNLPDGADTSNLKGYVFYVNNSNVVLSNYGNAWVESNISGGDLRTLYMENNADVKLQDKFAITFGTPGVTPDKRPIYVASGSTLDLNGTVLIARADIRNLKLNTPYFLIENDGGTVTGQWGGLERGYVNPNIEVSWVDPLTLGENSAVIFKYNPAGDKNSAIMPSVNGFFSGLLLTGQFHQVLAQQMPYTSPYILLTNKTNDMPVMLASLATDVDYGLKNSKNTPNYGIWLMPVYTRVEDGGIGFNADLYGTALGIGGYITDKLSVDAYAGYVKSNLYYKVDGADSGEIKTLIGGFALMYRLPDKYHLRLNGEVHKSSNRYNGWTGLNYDLKETADYDSWGVYGEILAGKVFVKDNIRLIPEIGFSYSHYESDSFWTEVKDNPSFERYYDPDSLDIWKAIVSMGAFAKLSKAVEAYGLIRLEQAITDNDISVANWIKGDTTSYKLQKDIADTTLSFDTGTKITISDSLDLNLGIKADFNSDYKAYSGRAQLKYKF
- a CDS encoding site-2 protease family protein, translating into MKRNLIPLILFIATVFTTLFAGAVQQGINLFKEPLRLWEGYPFSLSIMTILLGHEMGHYFASKAHRTKATLPYFIPAPSIIGTFGAFIKMKSSILTRRALIDIGATGPLVGFVLSLVACIVGLKMSKIVTLTAGEDFFMLGDSILFSLLVKLTLGSVPQGHDVLLHSVAFAGWIGLFVTSMNLLPVGQLDGGHIAYALFGRWHFYISRIMLFIVAVLGIFYWYGWLVWAMLLLFLGLDHPPILVWETELPLTRRITGALSFVIFILTFTPAPFKF
- the rimO gene encoding 30S ribosomal protein S12 methylthiotransferase RimO, translating into MKNFTVITLGCPKNTVDSRHLINELTAEGFLYVEEFKKADFVFINTCCFINDAKEESIDEILTAAKFKTDRLLIVFGCLSKRYGDELKKEIPEIDALFGVDETGKILNYMKQFKEYSGKKLQEFQYTAEPPTYRYIKIAEGCSRRCSFCIIPEVRGPFRSIEPEKILKEAEKFISSGIKELILVAQDITQYGKDLKGYGLPELLKDLCSISGDFWVRLLYLYPTEIDEAIIQTVAENDKIVKYLDIPMQHSEERILRLMGRRGTRKDYLKKIRQIREAIPGVTLRSTFIVGFPTETEDEFQRLVDFIEELQFDRLGVFKYSREEGTKAYSLKGQIPESVKNRRFDEIMKRQALISLEKNRALVGKNFDALIDYVDADMAMARLYCHAPEIDGVVILENVSNLKAGEKLKLLITEAYEYDLKGVIVS
- the thiL gene encoding thiamine-phosphate kinase codes for the protein MKKDELTLVRQIRDRFSFSEGVGIGDDAAVLNFKQPVLLTTDLMIEDVHFDLSYTSFYHLGFKIVSVNVSDIYAMGGDFKAFLFSAGIPETVSEEDFKELFDGIENALKHYRGFLIGGDLSKSEKVVLSGFAVGEASEPVLRKGAEPGDLILITSFLGLSSAGLNLLKSLPDDKRKVIKSIKDFKKYPPIIEIDGINELLQRHLMPVARNPERFKHIAKAMMDISDGLLIDLHRLCEENNVGAEIYLEDIPKHPAVIEVAEYLNIDAMKFILSGGEDYELLVISERNAQEFGLTAVGRIVEEKGIYLVHPDKGKIPVKPEGWQHF
- the lon gene encoding endopeptidase La; protein product: MDEIKKENKEQNSEKQENKEIEIPEQLPILAVRDIVIFPYMIIPLFVGRDISVKAVEHALNTNRLILLLTQKDFNVEIPEPSDLYDIGTVCMIMRMLRLPDGRLKILVQGLSKAKAIEFSQFEGFYLAKIEKIEDIQLREFTLEHEALVRTVKEQLEKAISLGKNIPPDAMVIIENIDEPGRLADLIASNLGLKSSEAQQILEITDPFERLNKIREILNREIQLLTIQQKIKKEARDEIDKTQREYFLREQLKAIQKELGDIDDKAEEINEFRKKIEEAKMPEKVKEEAEKQLKRLERMHPEAAESAVVRTYLEWLTELPWSRSTEDRLDIKAAKEVLDKDHYDLEKVKERILEYLSVRKLKEKMKGPILCFIGPPGVGKTSLGRSIARALGREFVRISLGGVRDEAEIRGHRRTYVGALPGRIIQGIRQAGTNNPVFMLDEIDKLGMDFRGDPSSALLEVLDPEQNNSFVDHYLAVPFDLSNVMFICTGNIADTIPSALRDRMEIIYLSGYTEEEKLQIAKKYLIPKQLEEHGLNSSIFKISDKAVRYIITHYTREAGVRNLEREIANLCRKVAKFIAEGKKKKFYITPQKVSKFLGAPKYLPEEELKKEEVGVATGLAWTEAGGDVIYVEATIMKGKGNLILTGQLGDVMKESAQAALSYVKSKAKELNIDEKLFSTMDLHIHVPAGAIPKDGPSAGITMASAIASVFTGKPLRKDVAMTGEITLRGRVLPIGGLKEKVLAAKRMGIKTVIIPKRNKKDLEELPKYVKEGMKFILAESMDEVLKHVFSKVRPKAKTQKLAAKAK
- the galU gene encoding UTP--glucose-1-phosphate uridylyltransferase GalU encodes the protein MVKKAVLPVAGLGTRFLPATKASPKEMLPIIDKPLIQYAVEEAIKAGIEEFLFITGKHKRAIEDHFDKAYELEERLKSAGKYELLEKINCFENHNFVFIRQKEPKGLGDAILCAKSFVKDEPFVVILSDDLIDPEYPVLKEMLQIYEEKKAPVIALEEVPVSEISRYGIVSGKEIDGFYVIDDLVEKPEPEDAPSNLAIIGRYILTPKIFKHLESVKPGKSGEIQLTDALKTLLEETEIYGFIIKGKRYDAGEKLGYLKTIVEFALKDPEISSQFIAFLKEKLSTF